A region from the Mycolicibacterium litorale genome encodes:
- a CDS encoding CsbD family protein: protein MTEKNSGPEEGIKGAVEDVKGKAKETVGTVTGRDDMVREGKAQQDKADAQQDAARKEAEAEAARGGAKAAEERQKSEQ, encoded by the coding sequence ATGACCGAGAAGAACAGTGGTCCGGAAGAAGGCATCAAGGGCGCCGTCGAGGACGTCAAGGGCAAGGCCAAGGAGACCGTCGGCACGGTGACCGGCCGCGACGACATGGTTCGCGAGGGCAAGGCCCAGCAGGACAAGGCCGATGCCCAGCAGGATGCGGCCCGCAAGGAGGCGGAGGCGGAAGCCGCCCGTGGCGGCGCCAAGGCCGCCGAGGAGCGCCAGAAGAGCGAACAGTAA
- a CDS encoding HAD-IIIA family hydrolase, with product MTEAATASFSIVVPTIGRESLYRLLSALEAENGPPPDAVILVDDRPGGPELRVDSSLAVTVLRSGGRGPAAARNTGWRATRTRWVCFVDDDVVPQPGWLAALAADLRGADASGAAGTQAVIEVPVTQGRRATDDEKRTQRLADARWITADMAYRRDVLVAVGGFDERFPRAYREDSDIALRITVEGNAIVQGARRSTHPVAKATLMSSVRAQIGNRDNALMRRKFGRRWRSEVGEGRGRLPAHTATSAAAAVALLGAVTGRRRAAAGGAAAWAALTLEFAARRWFAGPRTVGEAGRMLLTSALIPPVAVYHRLRGEWAFRNARRDPPLAVLLDRDDTIIRDGPYLNDPAGVEPMPGAIDALSRLRDRGMLLAVVTNQSGVAKGLITDDQLTAVNARVDAELGPFDSWQICVHDNDDGCACRKPAPGMVQAAAEALGVDPARCVMIGDTGGDVNAALSARADAVLVPTERTLPEEVSEARRRARVAATIEDAVELILRDAR from the coding sequence GTGACAGAAGCCGCGACCGCATCGTTTTCCATCGTCGTCCCGACCATCGGCCGGGAGTCGCTGTATCGGCTGCTGTCGGCACTCGAGGCGGAGAACGGCCCGCCGCCGGACGCGGTGATCTTGGTCGACGACCGGCCCGGGGGGCCCGAACTCCGCGTCGACAGCAGCCTTGCGGTGACGGTGCTGCGCAGCGGCGGACGCGGGCCCGCGGCCGCGCGCAACACCGGGTGGCGCGCCACGCGCACGCGGTGGGTTTGCTTCGTCGACGACGACGTCGTACCCCAGCCCGGGTGGCTGGCCGCGCTGGCCGCCGACCTGCGCGGAGCCGACGCATCGGGTGCCGCGGGCACACAGGCGGTCATCGAGGTGCCCGTCACCCAGGGGCGGCGCGCGACCGACGACGAGAAGCGCACCCAGCGCCTCGCCGACGCCCGGTGGATCACCGCGGACATGGCCTACCGACGCGACGTCCTCGTCGCGGTCGGTGGATTCGACGAGCGGTTCCCCAGGGCCTATCGGGAGGACTCCGATATCGCGTTGCGAATCACCGTCGAGGGCAACGCAATCGTCCAGGGCGCCAGGAGGTCCACCCATCCGGTGGCGAAGGCCACGCTGATGAGCAGTGTGCGCGCGCAGATCGGCAACCGCGACAACGCGTTGATGCGACGCAAGTTCGGCAGGCGCTGGCGGTCCGAGGTCGGTGAGGGGCGGGGCCGGCTGCCCGCACACACGGCGACGAGCGCCGCGGCGGCCGTCGCTCTACTCGGCGCCGTCACGGGGCGGCGACGCGCGGCCGCGGGAGGCGCCGCCGCATGGGCGGCCCTGACGCTGGAGTTCGCCGCGCGCCGGTGGTTCGCCGGACCGCGCACCGTGGGGGAGGCGGGCCGAATGCTGCTCACCAGCGCGCTGATTCCGCCCGTGGCGGTCTACCACCGGCTGCGTGGCGAGTGGGCGTTCCGCAATGCGCGGCGTGACCCGCCGCTGGCGGTGCTGCTCGACCGTGACGACACGATCATCCGCGACGGGCCCTACCTCAACGATCCGGCCGGCGTGGAACCGATGCCCGGCGCGATCGACGCGCTGAGCCGGCTGCGCGACCGCGGGATGCTGCTCGCCGTGGTGACCAACCAGTCCGGGGTCGCGAAAGGGTTGATCACCGACGACCAGCTCACCGCGGTCAACGCCCGCGTCGACGCCGAACTCGGCCCCTTCGATTCGTGGCAGATCTGCGTGCACGACAACGACGACGGCTGCGCCTGCCGCAAACCGGCCCCCGGCATGGTGCAGGCCGCGGCCGAGGCGCTCGGTGTCGATCCGGCGCGGTGCGTGATGATCGGCGACACCGGCGGCGACGTCAACGCCGCGCTGTCCGCGCGCGCCGACGCGGTGCTGGTGCCCACCGAACGCACGCTGCCCGAAGAGGTCTCGGAGGCGCGGCGCAGAGCGCGGGTCGCGGCGACGATCGAGGATGCGGTGGAGCTCATCCTGAGGGACGCCCGATGA
- a CDS encoding glycosyltransferase, producing MSSVRQRAILAWHVHGSWMQALVSGGHRYLVPVNAAKDADGRGLLGRDWPQAREVDVERLRDEDVDLVVLQRPEEIELTERWTGRRPGIDVPAVFVEHNAPRPLAVDSVHPLADRGDIPVIHVTDFNRLMWDSGKAPTLVIDHGIADPGMRYTGEIAAAATMINEPLRRWRTVGADLLAPLGSRVPIDVWGIGTPALTECNWPGVRAQGDVTGPRLWQDVARRRVFVHTARWTSLGLSLLEAMFLGMPVVAVASTMAPLVVPAEAGVVSADVETLASALEGFVADPPAARAAGKAARDFAMAHFSLDRFLRDWDRLIDDCCR from the coding sequence ATGTCGTCCGTCAGGCAGCGCGCGATTCTGGCGTGGCATGTACACGGCTCCTGGATGCAGGCGCTGGTCTCCGGTGGGCATCGGTACCTGGTGCCGGTGAACGCGGCCAAGGACGCCGACGGCCGGGGACTGCTCGGGCGGGACTGGCCGCAGGCCCGCGAGGTCGACGTCGAACGGCTGCGCGACGAGGACGTCGACCTGGTGGTCCTGCAGCGCCCGGAGGAGATCGAGCTGACCGAGCGGTGGACGGGCCGCCGGCCGGGCATCGACGTGCCCGCCGTCTTCGTCGAACACAACGCGCCGCGTCCGCTCGCCGTCGACAGCGTGCACCCGCTGGCCGACCGCGGCGACATCCCCGTCATCCACGTCACCGACTTCAACCGGCTCATGTGGGACAGCGGCAAGGCGCCCACCCTGGTGATCGACCACGGCATCGCCGATCCAGGGATGCGCTACACCGGGGAGATCGCGGCCGCGGCGACGATGATCAACGAACCGTTGCGGCGGTGGCGCACGGTCGGCGCCGACCTGCTGGCTCCACTGGGGTCGCGGGTGCCGATCGACGTGTGGGGCATCGGGACGCCGGCGTTGACGGAGTGCAACTGGCCGGGGGTCAGGGCACAGGGTGACGTCACGGGGCCGCGACTGTGGCAGGACGTCGCACGTCGCCGGGTGTTCGTGCACACCGCGCGGTGGACGTCGCTGGGTCTGTCACTGCTGGAGGCTATGTTTCTCGGGATGCCCGTGGTGGCTGTCGCATCGACGATGGCGCCGCTGGTGGTGCCCGCCGAGGCGGGTGTGGTGAGTGCTGATGTCGAGACGCTGGCATCGGCTTTGGAAGGGTTCGTGGCCGATCCGCCCGCGGCGAGAGCCGCGGGTAAGGCGGCGCGCGACTTCGCGATGGCGCACTTCTCGCTCGACCGGTTCCTGCGCGACTGGGACCGGTTGATCGACGACTGCTGCAGATGA
- a CDS encoding PfkB family carbohydrate kinase yields the protein MTEPLVIVGDSMLDVDIEGTATRLSPEAPVPVVDAERTWHRPGGAGLAAVLAARVERDVVLVTALADDADGHALAALLEEAGVRVVALPLSGSTVCKTRIRAAGQSMLRLDHGDGTAAGGELPAEVGVVLNEARAVCVADYGRGVCAHPGVRQLLADVAERTPVVWDPHPRGAAPIPGCWLVTPNQAEAERFSERGDSDAHSAERLRQRWRAHAVCVTLGAGGAVLASEAGSVHIPVPAAAGASTGRRDTCGAGDRFAVAATQAFGAGDDAAAAVSAAVESASRFVTTGGAVGVSRAVAVGGSRRDASQSGALTGDITEVRDRLRRRGGTLVATGGCFDLLHTGHVRLLHQARQLGDALVVLLNSDDSVRALKGPSRPVMAAEDRARVLAALACVDAVVIFGESSPEEALEQLRPDIWVKGGDYTESDLPEAGVVRRHGGEVVLLPTVAGYSSSNLIAAANQSHASRS from the coding sequence ATGACTGAACCGCTCGTCATCGTCGGTGACTCGATGCTCGACGTCGACATCGAGGGCACCGCCACCCGGCTCAGCCCGGAGGCGCCGGTGCCCGTCGTCGACGCCGAGCGCACCTGGCACCGCCCCGGCGGCGCAGGGCTGGCGGCGGTGCTGGCCGCGCGCGTCGAACGCGACGTCGTTCTGGTCACCGCGCTCGCCGACGACGCCGACGGACATGCGTTGGCCGCACTGCTCGAAGAGGCCGGTGTGCGGGTGGTGGCGCTGCCGCTGAGCGGAAGCACCGTCTGCAAGACCAGGATTCGCGCCGCCGGACAGTCGATGCTGCGCCTCGACCACGGCGACGGCACCGCGGCCGGTGGTGAACTGCCCGCCGAGGTGGGCGTGGTGCTCAACGAAGCGCGCGCGGTGTGCGTGGCCGATTACGGCCGTGGCGTCTGCGCGCACCCCGGTGTGCGGCAGTTGCTGGCCGACGTGGCCGAACGGACGCCGGTGGTGTGGGACCCGCACCCGCGAGGCGCCGCCCCGATCCCCGGGTGCTGGCTGGTGACCCCGAATCAAGCTGAGGCCGAACGCTTCTCCGAGCGCGGTGACAGCGACGCCCACTCCGCCGAACGGCTGCGCCAGCGGTGGCGGGCGCATGCGGTGTGCGTGACGCTGGGTGCCGGGGGAGCGGTGCTGGCCAGCGAGGCAGGCAGCGTGCACATCCCGGTGCCCGCTGCGGCGGGGGCGTCCACCGGTCGGCGCGACACCTGTGGCGCCGGGGACCGGTTCGCGGTCGCGGCCACGCAGGCGTTCGGCGCGGGCGACGACGCCGCGGCGGCGGTCAGCGCGGCGGTCGAGTCGGCGAGCCGCTTCGTCACCACCGGCGGTGCCGTCGGGGTGTCCCGTGCGGTCGCCGTCGGTGGAAGCCGCCGGGACGCAAGCCAATCGGGTGCGCTCACCGGTGACATCACCGAGGTGCGCGACCGGCTGCGCAGGCGGGGCGGCACGCTGGTGGCCACCGGCGGGTGCTTCGACCTGCTGCACACCGGACACGTCCGGCTGCTGCACCAGGCCCGTCAACTCGGTGATGCGCTGGTGGTGCTGTTGAACTCCGACGACTCGGTGCGCGCACTCAAGGGCCCGAGCCGCCCGGTGATGGCCGCCGAGGACCGGGCGCGGGTGCTGGCCGCGCTGGCCTGCGTCGACGCCGTCGTCATCTTCGGCGAGTCCTCGCCCGAGGAAGCGCTCGAGCAACTGCGGCCCGACATCTGGGTCAAGGGCGGCGATTACACCGAGAGCGACCTGCCCGAAGCCGGCGTCGTGCGGCGGCACGGCGGTGAAGTGGTGCTGTTGCCCACCGTCGCCGGCTACTCCTCATCCAACCTGATCGCGGCGGCCAACCAGAGCCACGCTTCGCGGTCGTGA
- a CDS encoding UDP-glucuronic acid decarboxylase family protein, with translation MTRALVLGGCGFVGGHLCERLLATGVEVISVDDLSTSAPNAENLLRDHVGYRFVRHDITEPLTAAAFPEPVDVVFHLASPASPVDYLRLPLHTLHTGAMGTVNALEVAERHGARLVLASTSEVYGDPLAHPQVETYWGNVNPIGPRSVYDEAKRYAEALTFAHRRELGTDVGVARIFNTYGPRMRSHDGRMVPTFIRQALAGEPITVTGTGRQTRSLCYVDDTVEGLLALARSGYPGPVNIGNPHEVTVQHVAELIRDLAGADSAVEFVAAVEDDPQRRCPDIAVAREHLGWEPRVPYRDGLARTIEWFRSSGAMPEFAVAQSKTAS, from the coding sequence ATGACCCGGGCTCTGGTCCTCGGTGGTTGCGGATTCGTCGGCGGCCACCTGTGTGAACGACTACTCGCCACCGGCGTCGAGGTGATCAGCGTCGACGATCTGTCGACCAGCGCGCCCAACGCCGAGAACCTGCTCCGCGACCATGTGGGCTACCGCTTCGTCCGCCACGACATCACCGAACCGCTGACGGCTGCGGCGTTTCCGGAACCGGTGGACGTCGTGTTCCACCTCGCGTCACCCGCCTCACCGGTGGATTATCTGCGCCTACCGCTGCACACGCTGCACACCGGCGCGATGGGCACCGTCAACGCCCTGGAGGTCGCCGAACGACACGGTGCCCGGCTGGTGCTGGCCTCGACCAGCGAGGTCTACGGTGACCCGCTGGCGCACCCTCAGGTCGAGACCTACTGGGGCAACGTCAACCCCATCGGCCCGCGCAGCGTGTACGACGAGGCGAAGCGCTACGCCGAGGCGTTGACCTTCGCCCACCGGCGCGAACTCGGCACCGACGTGGGGGTGGCGCGGATCTTCAACACCTACGGACCCCGGATGCGCTCCCACGACGGCCGTATGGTGCCCACCTTCATCCGCCAGGCGCTGGCGGGCGAACCGATCACGGTGACCGGGACGGGTCGCCAGACCCGATCTCTGTGCTACGTCGACGACACGGTCGAAGGTCTGCTGGCACTGGCCCGTTCGGGATACCCGGGGCCGGTCAACATCGGCAACCCGCACGAGGTGACGGTGCAGCATGTGGCCGAGCTGATCCGCGATCTGGCGGGCGCCGACTCGGCCGTGGAGTTCGTGGCGGCGGTCGAGGACGACCCGCAACGGCGGTGCCCGGACATCGCGGTCGCCCGTGAGCACCTCGGTTGGGAGCCGCGGGTGCCCTACCGGGACGGGCTGGCGCGGACGATCGAATGGTTCAGGTCCAGTGGGGCAATGCCCGAATTTGCCGTGGCACAGTCGAAGACAGCGAGTTAG
- a CDS encoding glycosyltransferase family 2 protein produces the protein MAQRNPPRTSFVIASRDRAGELASVVARLLDTTECPIIVVDNDSRDDSVATVNRLAARAAGRVQLVELDSNRGAVGRNAGVAAATTPYVAFCDDDSWWQPDAPGIAEQVFDAYPSVGLLAARTIVLPRDEEDAFSRMLAESPLGHPPHLPGPAILGFMSCAAIVRKAAFEQAGGFSDILHFRGEEMLLAVDMTTLGWDLCYYPELVAMHQPSQVRATTAAQAARVMRNDVLTTWLRRPAGHCLRATGTLLSATLRDTEHARAAGEAVRRLPAVLRRRRRLPDRVERALQLLEST, from the coding sequence ATGGCCCAACGGAATCCGCCGCGCACGTCGTTCGTGATCGCCAGCCGGGACCGAGCCGGTGAACTCGCCTCCGTCGTGGCCCGTCTCCTCGACACCACCGAGTGCCCGATCATCGTGGTGGACAACGACTCCCGCGACGACTCGGTGGCCACCGTCAACCGACTGGCGGCCCGCGCGGCAGGCCGGGTCCAGCTGGTCGAACTCGACAGCAACCGTGGCGCGGTGGGCCGCAACGCCGGCGTCGCGGCCGCGACGACCCCGTACGTGGCGTTCTGCGACGACGATTCGTGGTGGCAACCCGACGCTCCCGGCATCGCCGAGCAGGTCTTCGACGCCTACCCGAGCGTGGGCCTGCTCGCCGCCCGCACCATCGTGCTGCCCCGCGACGAGGAGGACGCCTTCAGCAGGATGCTGGCCGAGAGCCCGCTGGGGCATCCGCCGCACCTGCCCGGCCCGGCCATCCTCGGCTTCATGTCCTGCGCGGCGATCGTGCGCAAGGCGGCGTTCGAACAGGCCGGCGGGTTCTCCGACATCCTGCACTTCCGCGGTGAGGAGATGCTGCTCGCCGTGGACATGACGACACTGGGCTGGGACCTGTGCTACTACCCGGAGCTGGTGGCGATGCATCAGCCCTCGCAGGTGCGGGCCACCACGGCCGCGCAGGCTGCCCGGGTGATGCGCAACGACGTGTTGACCACGTGGCTGCGCCGCCCCGCCGGACACTGCCTGCGGGCCACCGGCACCCTGCTCAGCGCGACGTTGCGCGACACCGAACACGCCAGGGCCGCAGGCGAAGCCGTGCGGCGCCTGCCCGCTGTGCTGCGCCGGCGCCGCCGCCTGCCGGACCGGGTCGAGCGGGCCCTTCAGCTGCTGGAGTCCACATGA
- a CDS encoding D-sedoheptulose-7-phosphate isomerase, which translates to MIETHISALAEALTRIGVETPRVNAWGRHLAGVLTSGGRLLACGNGGSAAEAQHLTAELVGRFQGERIPLSAISLHADTSALTAIGNDYGIEEIFARGVRAHGRPGDVLVTLSTTGTSPNVLAAVKAGHEMGLTCWALTGPAPNPLAAMCDDAICVDAPSGATVQEIHLLLVHGLCMAVDDAVGMPHD; encoded by the coding sequence ATGATCGAGACGCACATTTCCGCACTCGCCGAGGCGTTGACCCGCATCGGCGTCGAGACGCCGAGGGTGAACGCCTGGGGCAGGCACCTCGCCGGGGTGCTCACCTCCGGCGGGCGGTTGTTGGCCTGCGGCAACGGCGGCAGCGCCGCCGAGGCGCAGCACCTGACCGCCGAACTCGTCGGGCGGTTCCAGGGGGAACGGATTCCGCTGTCGGCGATCTCGTTGCACGCCGACACCTCGGCGCTCACCGCGATCGGCAACGACTACGGCATCGAAGAGATCTTCGCCAGGGGGGTGCGCGCACACGGTCGCCCCGGTGACGTCCTGGTCACGCTGTCGACCACCGGCACCAGCCCGAATGTGCTCGCGGCGGTGAAGGCCGGCCACGAGATGGGTTTGACGTGCTGGGCCCTGACCGGTCCGGCGCCGAACCCGTTGGCCGCCATGTGCGACGACGCGATCTGCGTGGACGCCCCGAGCGGCGCCACGGTGCAGGAGATCCATCTCCTGCTGGTGCACGGGTTGTGCATGGCGGTCGACGACGCGGTGGGGATGCCGCATGACTGA
- a CDS encoding carbamoyltransferase, whose amino-acid sequence MRILGINAVFHDPAAALVVDGEIVAAAEEERFSRRKHGKQAVPFSTWEMPVAAARWCLEQAGLTPADLDAVGYSYDPSLMDESTTGMAGLDRDWEYLRTLYAERAPRFLQSALPGLDPSIVRHVRHHVAHAASSALASPHPDCAVLVVDGRGERASMLAGTYRDQKLDVLATQSLPHSLGLFYEELTEHLGFARSSDEYKVMAMASYGTPRFADRLREHVYATGDGGFRTGPVDWESFTPKRKAGAGKGHALDRPEPEHADLACSVQHVVEEVLLDLVGWLRGRTDADSLCLAGGVALNCVANSKIYARGGFDNVWVQPAAGDSGTALGAALSLAGEAGEPIRPMSSAALGRGFTDDEIEATLREAAVPFERPDDYAAAVGDALADDKLIGWFQGRAEFGPRALGNRSLLADPRRIENLERLNTVKGREQFRPVAPMVLAERAAEIFSGGPIPSRYMLFVHEVAEQWRSRIPAVTHVDNTARIQTVDQSQPLLHATISRFAERTGVPVVVNTSFNTAGRPMVDSPRDALECFGSSPIDVLAIGPFLVRRAV is encoded by the coding sequence ATGCGAATTCTCGGCATCAACGCGGTATTCCACGATCCGGCCGCCGCCCTCGTGGTGGACGGTGAGATCGTGGCGGCCGCGGAGGAGGAACGGTTCTCGCGGCGTAAGCACGGTAAGCAGGCGGTGCCGTTCTCCACCTGGGAGATGCCCGTCGCCGCCGCTCGCTGGTGTCTGGAGCAGGCCGGCCTCACCCCGGCGGATCTCGACGCCGTCGGCTACTCGTACGACCCGAGCCTGATGGACGAGTCCACCACCGGTATGGCCGGGTTGGACCGCGACTGGGAGTACCTGCGCACGCTCTACGCCGAGCGCGCGCCGCGGTTCCTGCAGTCGGCGCTGCCCGGGTTGGACCCGAGCATCGTGCGCCATGTCCGCCACCACGTGGCGCACGCGGCGTCGAGCGCGCTGGCCTCGCCGCATCCGGACTGCGCCGTGCTCGTCGTCGATGGCCGCGGTGAGCGGGCCTCCATGCTGGCCGGCACCTACCGCGACCAGAAGCTCGACGTGCTTGCGACGCAGTCACTTCCGCATTCGCTGGGCCTGTTCTACGAGGAACTGACCGAACACCTCGGATTCGCCCGCTCCAGCGACGAGTACAAGGTGATGGCCATGGCGTCCTACGGCACGCCGCGATTCGCCGACCGGTTACGGGAACACGTGTACGCCACCGGCGACGGCGGGTTCCGCACCGGACCGGTCGACTGGGAGTCGTTCACCCCGAAACGCAAGGCCGGTGCGGGCAAGGGCCACGCGCTCGACCGTCCAGAACCCGAACACGCCGACCTGGCGTGCAGCGTGCAGCACGTGGTCGAGGAGGTGCTGCTCGACCTGGTGGGCTGGCTGCGCGGACGCACCGACGCCGACAGCCTGTGCCTGGCCGGAGGAGTGGCGCTCAACTGCGTCGCCAATTCGAAGATCTACGCGCGCGGCGGTTTCGACAACGTGTGGGTGCAACCGGCCGCGGGCGATTCGGGTACCGCACTGGGCGCCGCACTGTCACTGGCCGGTGAGGCCGGGGAACCGATCCGGCCGATGTCGTCGGCCGCGTTGGGCCGCGGTTTCACCGACGACGAGATCGAGGCGACGCTGCGGGAGGCGGCGGTGCCGTTCGAACGCCCCGACGACTACGCCGCCGCGGTCGGCGACGCGCTGGCCGACGACAAACTCATCGGCTGGTTCCAGGGGCGGGCGGAGTTCGGTCCCCGCGCCCTGGGCAACCGGTCGCTGCTGGCCGATCCCCGCCGCATCGAGAACCTGGAGCGGCTCAACACCGTCAAGGGCCGCGAGCAGTTCCGTCCGGTGGCGCCGATGGTGCTCGCCGAGCGGGCCGCCGAGATCTTCTCGGGCGGGCCGATTCCAAGCCGTTACATGCTGTTCGTGCACGAGGTGGCCGAGCAGTGGCGCTCCCGCATCCCCGCGGTGACCCACGTCGACAACACCGCGCGCATCCAGACCGTGGACCAGAGCCAACCGCTGCTGCACGCCACGATCAGCCGGTTCGCCGAACGCACCGGTGTGCCGGTGGTCGTCAACACCAGCTTCAACACCGCGGGCCGCCCGATGGTCGACAGCCCACGCGATGCGCTCGAGTGCTTCGGCAGCAGCCCCATCGACGTGCTGGCGATCGGGCCCTTCCTGGTGCGGAGGGCCGTGTGA
- a CDS encoding glycosyltransferase family 9 protein: protein MSKALVARLDSAGDVLITGPAVRAVAEHHDSVTMLAGPRGRAAAELLPGVDEIVEWQAPWVDFDSPELTAGHVESLIKQLRDIRPDRAFIFTSFHQSPLPLALILRMASVPWVGAISEDYPGTLLDLRHHVEPGIPEPERALSLAEAGGCALPDGDDGALRVRPPAPLTGELAEIAAAGPYVVFHPGAAVPARRPSAERSAAMVAALAAAGHRVIVTGDAAESDLTREVAADVAVDLGGRTTLPTLAALYAAARVVVVPNTGPAHLAAAVGVPVVSLFAPVVPASQWSPYGSTVVRLGDQDAPCRLTRARTCPVPGHPCLDGITDAELLAAVDRLGGEP, encoded by the coding sequence ATGAGCAAAGCTCTGGTCGCTCGACTCGACAGTGCCGGTGACGTGTTGATCACCGGACCTGCCGTGCGCGCGGTCGCCGAGCACCACGATTCGGTGACGATGCTGGCGGGCCCGCGCGGCCGGGCCGCCGCCGAACTGCTGCCGGGAGTCGACGAGATCGTCGAATGGCAGGCGCCGTGGGTGGATTTCGACTCACCGGAGCTGACCGCGGGCCACGTCGAGTCGCTGATCAAACAGCTGCGCGACATCCGGCCCGACCGCGCGTTCATCTTCACGTCGTTTCACCAGTCGCCGCTGCCACTGGCGCTGATCCTGCGGATGGCCTCGGTGCCGTGGGTGGGGGCGATCAGTGAGGACTATCCGGGCACGCTGCTGGACCTGCGTCACCACGTCGAGCCGGGGATCCCCGAACCGGAGCGGGCGCTGTCGCTGGCCGAGGCGGGCGGGTGCGCCCTGCCCGACGGCGACGACGGCGCGCTGCGGGTGCGTCCGCCCGCGCCGTTGACCGGTGAACTCGCCGAGATCGCAGCCGCGGGACCGTATGTGGTGTTCCACCCCGGTGCCGCGGTACCCGCGCGCAGGCCGAGTGCCGAACGCAGCGCCGCGATGGTCGCCGCGCTGGCGGCGGCCGGGCACCGCGTGATCGTCACCGGTGACGCGGCCGAGTCCGACCTCACCCGAGAGGTCGCCGCGGACGTCGCCGTCGACCTCGGGGGCCGCACCACGCTGCCGACGCTGGCGGCCCTCTACGCCGCGGCCCGCGTGGTGGTGGTGCCCAACACCGGCCCCGCGCACCTCGCGGCCGCCGTCGGGGTTCCGGTGGTGTCGCTGTTCGCTCCGGTGGTGCCCGCATCGCAGTGGAGCCCGTACGGCAGCACCGTGGTACGGCTCGGAGATCAGGACGCGCCATGCCGGCTGACGCGGGCCCGCACCTGCCCGGTGCCCGGCCACCCCTGCCTGGACGGCATCACCGATGCCGAACTGCTCGCCGCGGTCGATCGATTGGGAGGAGAACCATGA
- a CDS encoding glycosyltransferase, with the protein MKIAMVSEHASPLAALGGVDAGGQNVHVAELSAALTRLGHDVTVYTRRDDPDLPERVTTPQGYTVVHVPAGPARQLPKDDLLVHMGPFAQYLDQQWSDDRPDVAHAHFWMSGLATQLAARHLDLPAVQTFHALGVVKRRHQGSQDTSPEDRLKLEAMVARTATWVAATCTDEVFELMRLGRARNRISVVPCGVDLDLFTPDGPRAERGARYRIVSVGRFVPRKGFDVVVRALPAIPDAELVLVGGPDRAQVEADPEARRLRELAERLGVSDRLVFQGAVARADMPALLRSADVVACTPWYEPFGIVPLEAMACGVPVVAAAVGGMLDTVVHDVTGRLVTPKRPAEVAEAVNLLLHDEFLRQSLGAAGRDRARARYSWDRVAADTLRIYDRLVPSAYRAESSATTSASSV; encoded by the coding sequence ATGAAGATCGCAATGGTCTCCGAACACGCCAGCCCGCTGGCGGCGCTGGGCGGGGTGGACGCCGGTGGCCAGAACGTCCACGTGGCCGAGCTGTCGGCCGCGCTGACCCGCCTCGGCCACGACGTCACCGTCTACACCCGGCGTGACGATCCGGACCTCCCCGAGCGCGTCACCACACCGCAGGGCTACACCGTCGTCCACGTGCCGGCGGGTCCGGCGCGCCAGCTTCCCAAGGACGACCTCCTGGTCCACATGGGGCCCTTCGCGCAGTACCTCGATCAGCAGTGGAGCGACGACCGGCCCGACGTGGCACACGCCCACTTCTGGATGTCCGGGCTGGCCACCCAGCTCGCCGCGCGCCACCTCGATCTGCCAGCGGTGCAGACGTTCCACGCCCTCGGCGTGGTGAAGCGCCGCCATCAGGGCTCGCAGGACACCAGCCCGGAGGACCGGCTGAAACTGGAGGCGATGGTGGCGCGGACCGCGACCTGGGTCGCGGCCACCTGCACCGACGAGGTGTTCGAGCTCATGCGGCTCGGTCGGGCGCGCAACCGGATCTCCGTCGTGCCATGCGGTGTCGACCTCGACCTGTTCACACCGGACGGTCCGCGCGCCGAGCGAGGGGCCCGGTACCGCATCGTCAGCGTCGGGCGGTTCGTGCCACGCAAGGGATTCGACGTGGTGGTCCGTGCCCTGCCCGCCATCCCCGACGCGGAACTGGTGCTGGTCGGCGGGCCCGACCGCGCCCAGGTGGAGGCCGATCCGGAGGCCCGCAGGCTGCGTGAACTGGCGGAGCGTCTTGGCGTCAGCGACCGCCTGGTGTTCCAGGGTGCGGTGGCTCGCGCGGACATGCCGGCCCTGCTGAGGTCCGCCGACGTCGTCGCGTGCACCCCGTGGTACGAGCCGTTCGGCATCGTCCCGCTGGAGGCGATGGCGTGCGGTGTCCCCGTGGTGGCCGCCGCAGTGGGCGGGATGCTCGACACCGTCGTCCACGACGTCACCGGGCGGCTGGTCACGCCGAAGCGCCCGGCGGAGGTCGCCGAGGCGGTCAACCTCCTGCTGCACGACGAATTCCTCAGGCAGAGCCTCGGTGCGGCGGGACGCGACCGGGCCCGCGCCAGGTACTCCTGGGACCGCGTCGCGGCCGACACCCTGCGGATCTATGACCGGCTGGTGCCCTCGGCCTACCGAGCGGAATCCTCCGCCACGACGAGCGCGTCGTCGGTATGA